The Candidatus Eremiobacterota bacterium genome has a segment encoding these proteins:
- a CDS encoding DedA family protein, protein MEHVSQIFHDLVVHLGYPGLFVVMFLGNIGTPVGTEVVMPTAGALAAQGHFPALGTLPAWILVAIVGTFGELCGATTLYAVGHFGGLPFVHRYGKYVGFKERELGHVQRFYARFGNWAVLLARFVPFVRGVASLPAGLARMPLPLFLFFTALGSVIFCFGLAYLGDVAGKNLDTILASLHKAALAIIIIVVLAIAGAIVWWRLNAKKRAAAT, encoded by the coding sequence ATGGAACACGTGAGCCAGATCTTCCACGACCTCGTCGTCCACCTCGGCTATCCGGGGCTGTTCGTCGTGATGTTCCTCGGCAACATCGGGACGCCGGTCGGCACCGAGGTCGTGATGCCGACCGCCGGCGCGCTCGCGGCGCAAGGGCATTTCCCGGCGCTCGGGACGCTCCCCGCCTGGATTTTGGTCGCGATTGTCGGCACGTTCGGCGAGCTGTGCGGCGCGACGACGCTGTATGCTGTGGGCCACTTCGGCGGGCTGCCGTTCGTGCACCGTTACGGCAAGTACGTCGGCTTCAAGGAGCGCGAGCTCGGGCACGTGCAGCGGTTCTACGCGCGGTTCGGCAACTGGGCCGTGCTGCTCGCGCGCTTCGTGCCGTTCGTGCGCGGCGTCGCCTCGCTCCCGGCCGGCCTCGCGCGGATGCCGCTCCCGCTGTTCTTGTTCTTCACCGCGCTGGGGTCGGTGATCTTTTGTTTCGGCCTGGCGTACCTCGGCGATGTCGCCGGCAAGAACCTCGACACCATCCTCGCCTCGCTGCACAAGGCCGCGCTCGCGATCATCATCATCGTAGTGCTGGCGATCGCCGGCGCAATCGTATGGTGGCGCTTGAACGCAAAGAAGCGGGCCGCTGCAACGTAA